GCACCGGCTGCTGGTGCTGGCGCGCGGCGATGCCACGCAGTCGGTGCACCTGCGCCACGAGCTGCAACTGCCCCAGGAGGCGCTGGCGATGATGCTCGGCGTGACGCGCCAGACGCTATCGAAAGAACTCAATGCGCTGGCGGGCGAGGGCGTGGTCGCGCTGCGTTACGGGCGCATCGAGCTGCTGTCGCTCGATGTGCTGCAGAAGCTGGTGAGCTTGGGCTGAGCCCTTGCGCCGCCGTCAGCGCAAGACCCGACCGTCGGCAGAAATGCTGATCAAGTCGATGTTGCGCACGCTGTCGCGCAGGCCCGGGCGCAGGTTGATGCGGAAGCCGCCCACGTCGTAGTCGGTCATGCCCGACATCACGCGCTGCAGGCTCGCGGTGTTGAAGCCGCGGCCGGCGCGGCGCACTGCTTCGCCGGCAGCCTTGGCCGCGATGAAGCCTTCGAGGCCTTCGTACGACGCGGTCTGGTCGGAGTTGTCCACGGCCGCGAGGTATTCCTTGACGATGGGAATGGCCGACGGCCGTGGCGAAGGCACCACCTGCGAGATCACGATGCCGCCGATGTCCTTGCCCAGCGTGGCGTAGAGCGGATCGATGCCGACGATGGAAAAGGCCATGAAGCTGCCCGCGTAGCCGCTCTTGCGCAGTGCACGGATGGCATTGGCCGTGGTGCCCGAGAGCGACACCAGCACGATGGCCTGGGGCGACTGTTGCTGCACCGTCTTCAGGGCCGCGTCGAGCTTGTTGCCGGTGGCCGGCACCAGCGCGCTCGCGACCAGGGGCGTGAGCCTGAGCTCGGTGATGGCCTGCTCGACGGCCGCCAGGCCGGCGCGGCCCATGGCGTCGTCGTCGCCCACCAGCGCGATGCGAGTCTGCCCCACGGTGGCGCACTGCTTCACGATCTTCAGGGCCTCGTCGATCATGCCGGGCCGCACGTGGAACACGTTGGGATGTTCGGCGCCGCGCAGTGTGTCGGAGGCCGCGAAGGGCGCGAACAGCAGGCTGCCCTGCTGCGTGGCGACGTTGGCGCCGGCCTCGCTGCTGGCCGTACCGACGAAGCCGAAGAGCATGTCGACCTTGTTGGTGGTGAGCAGGGTGCGCGCGTTGGCAGCGGCGCGGGCCGCGTCGTAGCCGTCGTCGAGTTGAAGCAGCTTCAGCTGCAGGCCGTTGGCGGCGTTCTTGTCGTTGAAGTCGCTTACCGCCAAGCGGCTGCCGGCGGCGAAGGCGGTGCCTATTTCGTAGGCACTGCCGGTGAGAGGCACCGATTGCCCGAGCAGCACGACACGCGGTGTGCCGCCCGCCGCGCGCGTGGACTGGGCCATGACGGGGTGGGCGATACCGCTTCCCAGCGCCAGTGCGCCCAACGCCGCCTTGCTCAACCATTCCCTGCGAGATGGGTTCATTGGACACCTTCTTTCACATTAGTAAAAAAGTGTAGCAATAACGGGGCCAGGGGGGAAGTCGGGTGCCGGGGCGGAATTCCCTGATGAGAGGGCCCGGGAAAGGCCGAGGCCGCTCAGGCAGCGCGTTCGAACACCAGGTCCCACACGCCGTGGCCCAGCTTGATGCCGCGGTTCTCGAACTTGGTGAGCGGGCGGTATTCGGGCTTGGGCGCATAGCCCTCGGCCGTGTTGCGCAGCAGCGGCTCGGCCGCGAGCACTTCGAGCATCTGCTCGGCGTAGGGCTGCCAGTCGGTGGCGCAATGGATGTAACCGCCGGGGCGCAGGTGCTGCGCGAGCTTGGTCACGAACTCGGGCTGGATCAGGCGGCGCTTGTTGTGGCGCTTCTTGTGCCACGGGTCGGGAAAGAACACATGCACGCCGGCCAGCGTACCGGGCTGCAGCATGTGGTCGAGCACGTCAACCGCGTCGTGCGCGCAGATGCGGATGTTCGACAGCGACTGCTCGCCGATGCGCTTGAGCAGCGCGCCCACGCCGGGCTCGTGCACTTCGCAGCAGAGGAAATTGGTCTCGGGCAGCACGGTCGCGATGTGCGCGGTGGCCTCGCCCATGCCGAAGCCGATTTCCAGCACGGTCGGGCCGGCGCGGCCGCCGAAAGCCGCAGTCAGGTCGAGCGGCTCGGGCTTGTAGGGCACGAGGAAAAGCGGGCCCAGTTCGGAAAAAGCGCGTGCCTGGCCGTCGGTGGTGCGGCCGGCGCGCTTCACGAAGCTCTTGAGGCGGCGGTGCAGCGGGTGCGGCTTGGCCGCTTCATCGTCGTCGCTGGCGTCTGGAGTGGGCGCATCTTCGCTGCGCGGGATGTCGTTGGGCACGGTGTCGGGAAAGTTCATGGAGGCCGCGAATTGTAGAGAGCGCGCCATTCGGGCACCCAGGCGGCCAGTGCGTCTGCGCAACTGGTGGCCGTGGTGGGATGCAGGCCGAGCACGCGCGCGGCCGCATCGAGCGCGGCCAGCGCGGCGGCGGGCGAGCCAGTGTCGATGGAGGTCGCGCCGTTCTGCTTCGACAGCTTGTCGCCGTCCGCACCGCGTACCAGCGGCGTGTGCAGGTAGCTGGGCGTGGGAAAGCCCAGCGCGCGCTGCAGCAGGATCTGGCGGGCGGTGTTGTCGGTGAGGTCTTCGCCGCGGACCACGTCGGTCACTCCCTGTTCGGCATCGTCGACCACCACGGCGAGCTGATAGGCCCAGGGGCCGTCGGCGCGGCGCAGCACGAAGTCGCCGACCTCGCGGCTCACGTTCTGGCACTGGCGGCCGAGGCGGCGGTCGGTCCAGCAGAGTTCGCTGCCGGTGCCGGAATCGGCTGTTTCATCCCAGGGCACGCCCGGCGTGGGCGGCCGGTCGGCTTCGAATTTTTCGGTGGCGAAGCGCCAGGCTCGCGCGGGCTTGCCGTGCAGCCCATCCCGGCAGGTGCCGGGGTAGACGCGCTCGCCGTGGCGCTCGTGCCGCTGGCCTAGCCGTGCGAGGGCTTCGTTGATGTCCTTGCGCGAGCAGCCGCAGGGGTAGGCGAGGCCGCGCCCCTGTAGCCGCGCCAGCGCGGCTTCGTAGCGCGCGGTGCGCTGCGTTTGCCACACCGGGACTTCGTCGGGCAGCAGGCCGCAATCGGCCAGTTGCTGGAGGATGTGTTCGCCCATGCCGGGCAGGCAGCGCTCGGTGTCGGCGTCTTCGATGCGGATCAGCCAGCGCGCCTGCGGACCGCGGGCGCGCACGTCGAGCCAGCTCGCGAGCGCAGCCACCAGCGAGCCCGCGTGCAGCGGGCCGGTGGGCGAGGGCGCGAAGCGGCCGGTCTCCCTCATCTCCCGATCAGATGACGTCGAGCGCGAGCGACAGGCCCGAGAGGAAGGCGTCTTCGACGCGGTGGCCGGTGCACCAGTCGCCGGCCACGCCGATGCGGGCCTTGCTGTCCCAGAGGTGCGTGGTGCCCACGGGCACCTGCGTCTGCGCTTCGTTCCAGCACAGGGCCTGGGCGTGCGCGGGCGTGGCATGGATGCCGGTGATCTCGGCGAAGGCGCGCAGCAGCTTGGCTTCGACGCGCGCGGGCGTGTCGCGCAGATGCTCTTGCGACCACGTGGCGCTGGCCTGCAGCGTCCAGCGCTCGATGGGCTCGCGGCCGGGCTTGGACGACTCGCGCGCCAGCCACGCCACGCGGTGATGGGTGCTGCGCGCCGCATTCCACTGCGGGCCGAGGTGCGACATGGTGGGCTGGTTGGCCTGGGGGTAGGCGACCATCAGCGTCCAGCAGGGGGCGATGCGCACCGGTTCGATCTTGCGGCTGAGCGTGGCCGAGAGCTTGCCGTCGCCCAGCAGCGCACGGGTGCGTGCGGGCGGCACGGCGAGCAGCACGGCGTCGAAGCCGGAGTACACGTGCTGCGAGTCGTCGGTGCCCGCGGTGCGCAGTTGCCAGCGCTTCGCATCGAGCGCGTCGGGCTCGATCTGCGTGACCTGCGTGCCGGTAATGAGACTGTCGCCCAGCGGCTTGGCCCAGTGGGCGGCCAGTGCATCCATGCCGGGCTGCGCCACCCAGTGCGGTTCGAGCGAGGGCAGGGCCGCCTCGGCCACGCGGCCGTGGGCGTCGAGCACTCGCACGAGGTTTGCGCTCCAGCGCTTGCACAGGCCGGGCGTGCTTTCGAGTGCCAGCGCAAAGCGCAGATCGCGCACGGTGAAGTACTGGGCGCCGCTGTCGAAACGGCCGAAGGCGGTGTCGATGCTCGCCATGCGCCCGCCGGCCGTGGCCTCGCGTTCGAACAGCGTGACCTTGTGGCCGGCCTGCACCAGCGTTCGTGCACAAGCCACCCCGGCGATGCCGGCGCCGATGACGGCGAAATTGCGCGGCGCGCGTGGGGTGGCTGGGGTTCGGTGACGGTCGGCGGCCTTGGCCGGCTTCTTTGCAGTTGCGCGAGTGCTCATGACGAACTCTTTTCTTCTGGATGGAATGCGGTTGGATGTGTCTGCACTCTACATCGGTCCGAGAGCCGCTTCGCCTGAGGACACACCCTTAGCGGCGCTGCGCGAATCCTCGGCAATACTCATCGACCCCTCATCGACCCCGATGCCGCTCGAGCAACGCACGCCGCGTGCCTTCATGCTCGAACTGCGCCAGCCACCATTCGAGCGCCCGCCCCGGCTTGCCCGCGCTGCGCACGCGCCATGCGCAGTGCATCGTTCCCATCGGCGGCATGCGCTCGGTCTTCAGCTCGACCAGATGCCCGGCCTCGATGTACGGCCGCGCCATCGGCTCGGGCAGAAAGCCGCCGCCCAGCCCGTGCAATTGCGCCGCGATCTTGGCCTGCATGCTCGGCACGGTGAGCACGTCCTGCCCGCCCATGAGGTTCACCGTCATGCTCGGTCCGTGCCGCGCCGAATCGGCCGCGGCCACCGCGCGGTACTGCCGCATCACCGCGTCGCTCAGAGGCTGGGGCAGGCGTGCCAGCGGATGGTGGGGCGCCACCGCATAGACGAAGCGCAACTCGCCGATCGGCCGGGTGCGGATGCCCGTGGCGGTGAGCGCCAGGCTCGCGGCATCGAGCACCGCGCCGATGGCCAGGTCGGCCTCGCCGCTGGTCAGCGCCTCGATGGTGCCCAGCAGCGTCTCGTCGCGCAGCTTGAGCCGCGTGGGCGGCTCCAGCGCGAAGAAGGCGGTGGCCAGGTCGAGCAGCGGATCGCGCGCGATCACGCTGTCGACCGCGATGGTCAGCATCGGCTCCCAGCCGGTGGCCACCCGCTTGACGCGGTTGGCCACCGCGTCGATCTCGTTGAGCAGCCGGTCGGCCTCGCGCAGCAACTCGGCGCCGGCCTCGGTCAGCCGCGCCTGGCGGGCGCTGCGGTCGAACAGCAGCACGTCGAGCGCGTCCTCGATCTGGCGCACCCGGTAGCTCAGCGCGCTGGGCACGAGGTCGAGGGCGCGGGCGGCGGCGGCAAAGCTGCCGGTGCTGGCAACGGTCTGGAGCATGGAAAGGGCGTCGGGGGTCAGCACGTCTCTGGGACTGGGCATGGCGGCTCCATTGATCAAATTTTTTGAATGGTGCCATCAAACCGCGGCGTCTTTCCGAATGGGGTGCGGGCCTAAAGTTCTTTACATCCGCTGCGCATCCGGCGCGGCATACGAAAAAGGCCCGCACACCCCCACAGGGCAGGGCCGAAGGAGTTTGACGATGTTGCAAGTCCGTAAATCACAGGAACGCGGTTATGCCGACCATGGCTGGCTGCGCTCGTTCCACAGCTTTTCTTTTGCCAACTACTACGACCCTGAGCACATGGGCTTCGGCAACCTGCGGGTGATCAACGAAGACCGCGTGGCGGCGGGCGCCGGTTTCGGCACCCACGGCCACAAGGACATGGAGATCATCAGCTACGTGCTTTCGGGCGAGCTGGCGCACAAGGACAGCATGGGCAACGTGGAAAGCATTCCACCCGGCGACGTGCAGCGCATGAGCGCAGGCCGCGGTGTGATGCACAGCGAGTTCAACCACAAGGCCGACGAGACCACGCACTTCCTGCAGATCTGGATCCAGCCGAACGTGCGCGGCATCGAGCCCGGCTACGAGCAGAAGAAGTTCAGCGACGCCGAGAAGCGCGGCAAGCTGCGCCTCGTGGCCTCGCCCGACGGCAACGACGGTTCGGTGACGGTGCATGCCGATGCGCGCCTGTTTGCCGGCCTGCTCGACGGCGACGAGAAGGCCAGCCTGGCTCTCGACCCGAAGCGCAAGAGCTACGTGCACCTGGTGCGCGGCGAGCTCGAAGTGAACGGCCAGAAGCTCGTGGGCGGCGACGCCGCGATGCTCGAAGGCGAATCGCAACTGACGCTGGGCGCCGGCAAGGACGCCGAAGTGCTGGTGTTCGACTTGGCCGCCTGATCCCCCTTGCCGGGCGCTTGCCGCCCGGCTTTTTCTTTCCCCTTTCCCTTTTCAATTTCAACAACCGAGGAGTTTTTCAATCATGGCAACTACAACCACTGCACCTAATTCGGCACAAGACACGCTGGCCCTGATCGGCCGCATCCTGATCGCCTACCTGTTCATTCCCGCCGGCATCGGCAAGCTCATGGGCTTCGGCGGCACCGTTGGCTACATCACGTCCGTCGGCTTGCCGCTACCCGAAGTGGGTGCGGCCATTGCGATCATCGTCGAGCTGGGTCTCGGCATCGCGCTGCTGCTGGGCTTCAAGACGCGTTGGACCGCGATCGTGATGGCGATCTTCACCGTGGCCACCGCACTGTTCTTCCACAAGTACTGGTCCGCACCTGACGCCATGAAGATGATGCAGCAGATCAACTTCAACAAGAACATCGCCATCGCAGGCGGCCTGCTTGCCCTCGCAGGCTTCGGCGCCGGCCGCTTCAGCATCGACAAGCGCTGATCTCGGCACCTCACCCACCCAGGAGCACCCAAACATGGCAAACATCGTCGTCGTCTTCCATTCCGGCTACGGCCACACCCAGCGCGTGGCGCAAACCGTGGCGGACGGCGCGGGCGCCCAGTTGCTCGCCATCGACGCGGACGGCAACCTGCCCGAAGGCGGCTGGGAGCTGCTGGCTGCGGCCGACGCCATCGTCTTCGGCTCGCCGACCTACATGGGCGGCGTGAGCTGGCAGTTCAAGAAGTTCGCCGATGCGTCGTCGAAGGTCTGGTACACGCAGGGCTGGAAGGACAAGCTCTTCGCCGGCTTCACCAACAGCGCCACCATGAACGGCGACAAGGTCACGACCATGACCTACCTGTGGACGCTTGCGATGCAGCACAGCGGCATCTGGATCAGCATGGGCATCCTGCCGAGCAACAGCAAGGCCGCCACGCGCGACTCGATGAACTACGTGGGCGGCTACGGCGGCCTGCTGACGCAATCGCCGTCGGACGCCAGCCCCGCTGAAATGCAGAAGGGCGATTTCGACACGGCCCGCGCATTCGGCGAGCGCATCGGCACAGTGGCAAGATCACGCGGATAACCGGCAACCCGCCGCCCCACGGAGAAACACGATGACCGACACCGCCCCCGAGACCCAACTGCTCAAGCCGCACGACAAGGACCTCGGCGGTGGCTTCAAGGTGCGGCGCCTGCTGCCCGCGGCGCATCGCCGCTCGGTCGGCCCCTTCGTGTTCTTCGACCATTTCGGCCCGGCCACCGAGCAGCCAGGCAGCGAGCACGATGTGCGGCCTCATCCGCACATCGGCCTCTCGACGGTCACGTATCTTTTCAAGGGCGCGATGATGCATCGCGACAGCCTGGGCAGCGTGCAGGAGATTCTTCCCGGCGCCATCAACTGGATGACCGCCGGCAAGGGCATCGTGCATTCCGAGCGCAAGCCCGATCGCCTCAAGGCCGACACCTACGTGAACCACGGCCTGCAGCTGTGGGCCGCGCTGCCGCAGGCGCATGAAGAAACCGAACCGAGCTTCGAGCACACGCCTGCCGATGCGATTCCCGAACTGGTGGAGCAGGGCGTTGCGGTGCGCGTGCTGGTGGGCGAAGCCTTCGGCGCCCGCTCGCCGGTCAAGACGCTCTCGCAGACCGTGTACCTCGACATCGCCTTGCCTGCGGGCGGGCGCTTCGAATTGCCCGCGTTGGCACCCGAGCTGGCCATTTACGCGGTCGATGCCGATGTCAGCGTGAATGGCGAGCTGGTCGAGGAGCACACCATGGCCGTGCTGTCCGACGGGCAAGGTGCGGTGCTCACGGCGGACGCCGCCGTGCGCCTGATGGTGATCGGCGGCGAGCCGCTCGACGGCCCGCGCTACATCACCTGGAATTTCGTGTCGAGCCGGCGCGAGCGCATTCTCGAGGCCGGCTCCGATTGGGCTGCCCAGCGCATGGGCCACGTGCCCGGCGAGACCGAATTCATTCCGCTGCCCGGCAAGCCCTTCGGCGTGCGCGAACCCGATACGGGTACCACGCCGGTTTAAAGCGAGCTGCACTGCATCGGCGTGACGCGAGTTGCGCGAGCAGTACGGATGACACCCGAGATATATGCCTGCCGGGCGTTTGCCTGGTGGGCATTTTTCATTGCGGCGGCTGCAAACTACTTCGCACTCTCGGCGGCTTTGTCTGCCGCCTGACGGCGGGCAACCATTGTTTGCAATGGTGTTGGGCCCGCACGCCCCAGACTGACGAAACGATCACTCGCTCAGCTCCAGTTCCTCGCTGACCCTGCCGAACAACTTCGGCGGCATTCATATGCGCGCGCTCAAAGTACGCGTGATCTGAAAAAATTTTGGCATCGATCATTTTCTCTTGGAATATGCGGGCCAGATTATTTGAATTGGATTTTTAAACGGAAGAAGTGAGTATGGCAAAACTGATTTCAGCGACTTACCATCCGAACATCGAAGTCG
This is a stretch of genomic DNA from Variovorax paradoxus. It encodes these proteins:
- a CDS encoding ABC transporter substrate-binding protein, whose amino-acid sequence is MNPSRREWLSKAALGALALGSGIAHPVMAQSTRAAGGTPRVVLLGQSVPLTGSAYEIGTAFAAGSRLAVSDFNDKNAANGLQLKLLQLDDGYDAARAAANARTLLTTNKVDMLFGFVGTASSEAGANVATQQGSLLFAPFAASDTLRGAEHPNVFHVRPGMIDEALKIVKQCATVGQTRIALVGDDDAMGRAGLAAVEQAITELRLTPLVASALVPATGNKLDAALKTVQQQSPQAIVLVSLSGTTANAIRALRKSGYAGSFMAFSIVGIDPLYATLGKDIGGIVISQVVPSPRPSAIPIVKEYLAAVDNSDQTASYEGLEGFIAAKAAGEAVRRAGRGFNTASLQRVMSGMTDYDVGGFRINLRPGLRDSVRNIDLISISADGRVLR
- the trmB gene encoding tRNA (guanosine(46)-N7)-methyltransferase TrmB, with product MNFPDTVPNDIPRSEDAPTPDASDDDEAAKPHPLHRRLKSFVKRAGRTTDGQARAFSELGPLFLVPYKPEPLDLTAAFGGRAGPTVLEIGFGMGEATAHIATVLPETNFLCCEVHEPGVGALLKRIGEQSLSNIRICAHDAVDVLDHMLQPGTLAGVHVFFPDPWHKKRHNKRRLIQPEFVTKLAQHLRPGGYIHCATDWQPYAEQMLEVLAAEPLLRNTAEGYAPKPEYRPLTKFENRGIKLGHGVWDLVFERAA
- the gluQRS gene encoding tRNA glutamyl-Q(34) synthetase GluQRS, which encodes MRETGRFAPSPTGPLHAGSLVAALASWLDVRARGPQARWLIRIEDADTERCLPGMGEHILQQLADCGLLPDEVPVWQTQRTARYEAALARLQGRGLAYPCGCSRKDINEALARLGQRHERHGERVYPGTCRDGLHGKPARAWRFATEKFEADRPPTPGVPWDETADSGTGSELCWTDRRLGRQCQNVSREVGDFVLRRADGPWAYQLAVVVDDAEQGVTDVVRGEDLTDNTARQILLQRALGFPTPSYLHTPLVRGADGDKLSKQNGATSIDTGSPAAALAALDAAARVLGLHPTTATSCADALAAWVPEWRALYNSRPP
- a CDS encoding NAD(P)/FAD-dependent oxidoreductase — protein: MSTRATAKKPAKAADRHRTPATPRAPRNFAVIGAGIAGVACARTLVQAGHKVTLFEREATAGGRMASIDTAFGRFDSGAQYFTVRDLRFALALESTPGLCKRWSANLVRVLDAHGRVAEAALPSLEPHWVAQPGMDALAAHWAKPLGDSLITGTQVTQIEPDALDAKRWQLRTAGTDDSQHVYSGFDAVLLAVPPARTRALLGDGKLSATLSRKIEPVRIAPCWTLMVAYPQANQPTMSHLGPQWNAARSTHHRVAWLARESSKPGREPIERWTLQASATWSQEHLRDTPARVEAKLLRAFAEITGIHATPAHAQALCWNEAQTQVPVGTTHLWDSKARIGVAGDWCTGHRVEDAFLSGLSLALDVI
- a CDS encoding LysR family transcriptional regulator — translated: MPSPRDVLTPDALSMLQTVASTGSFAAAARALDLVPSALSYRVRQIEDALDVLLFDRSARQARLTEAGAELLREADRLLNEIDAVANRVKRVATGWEPMLTIAVDSVIARDPLLDLATAFFALEPPTRLKLRDETLLGTIEALTSGEADLAIGAVLDAASLALTATGIRTRPIGELRFVYAVAPHHPLARLPQPLSDAVMRQYRAVAAADSARHGPSMTVNLMGGQDVLTVPSMQAKIAAQLHGLGGGFLPEPMARPYIEAGHLVELKTERMPPMGTMHCAWRVRSAGKPGRALEWWLAQFEHEGTRRALLERHRGR
- a CDS encoding pirin family protein encodes the protein MLQVRKSQERGYADHGWLRSFHSFSFANYYDPEHMGFGNLRVINEDRVAAGAGFGTHGHKDMEIISYVLSGELAHKDSMGNVESIPPGDVQRMSAGRGVMHSEFNHKADETTHFLQIWIQPNVRGIEPGYEQKKFSDAEKRGKLRLVASPDGNDGSVTVHADARLFAGLLDGDEKASLALDPKRKSYVHLVRGELEVNGQKLVGGDAAMLEGESQLTLGAGKDAEVLVFDLAA
- a CDS encoding flavodoxin family protein, with product MANIVVVFHSGYGHTQRVAQTVADGAGAQLLAIDADGNLPEGGWELLAAADAIVFGSPTYMGGVSWQFKKFADASSKVWYTQGWKDKLFAGFTNSATMNGDKVTTMTYLWTLAMQHSGIWISMGILPSNSKAATRDSMNYVGGYGGLLTQSPSDASPAEMQKGDFDTARAFGERIGTVARSRG
- a CDS encoding pirin family protein translates to MTDTAPETQLLKPHDKDLGGGFKVRRLLPAAHRRSVGPFVFFDHFGPATEQPGSEHDVRPHPHIGLSTVTYLFKGAMMHRDSLGSVQEILPGAINWMTAGKGIVHSERKPDRLKADTYVNHGLQLWAALPQAHEETEPSFEHTPADAIPELVEQGVAVRVLVGEAFGARSPVKTLSQTVYLDIALPAGGRFELPALAPELAIYAVDADVSVNGELVEEHTMAVLSDGQGAVLTADAAVRLMVIGGEPLDGPRYITWNFVSSRRERILEAGSDWAAQRMGHVPGETEFIPLPGKPFGVREPDTGTTPV